The following proteins are co-located in the Brevibacillus laterosporus DSM 25 genome:
- a CDS encoding glycosyltransferase family 2 protein gives MTRLKISLCMIVCDEEEHLERCLSSAADTVSEIIIVDTGSQDRSIEIARSYGAKVISIPWRGDFSEARNLSLEYATEPWILVLDADEEWVVPSKEQLIEMMEAEGAFGYYVQLQSFVGATGEEFITDGVCRFFQNDDRLRFRGITHEEIATCILEVEPEGVRFSPMVVKHYSYLDHVIAQKNKAARNVSLIQKALLEKPDDPVLIYALGSEFFQQEEYQKARVLFETLLTSVPHHVGYMSDVLLKLAFSYKEMGNTKEAQKITEEALRFYPDFVDMIELQAILHIQENQLDSALELLQQATLLGDVSHKYTSCSGWGTYRSLYIRGLLYERLLSYEKACHCYEEALAFQPQFNAAWQRLIRIRGAFNQIEELINQLQLYKGKLSTQVQSSIVQYLMEVNQPQWFAQYQLLLPDAYTHNPLWKGIFLAQLRKEELALLSVREAQQCFHSQMQADKQLEADLLQWAILLQIDEYAQAYEIVLRLAQRQRGYQALFGWKPGQIIVLSRPIYQSCSRALLAIGAWEKWIDLYRSCSPLGWTENVSDSFAIALLRAPQSIQLQFLQMFLLETHLSPRLLQIAGVLAILCEKYDEATTLFEMLNHSSTEKEQLIAQLGLLYSRAGLAKTWRAGILLEQLDSVRYLSIFS, from the coding sequence TTGACACGATTAAAAATATCTCTGTGTATGATTGTTTGTGATGAGGAGGAGCACCTTGAACGCTGTTTATCTTCAGCGGCAGATACTGTCTCAGAAATCATCATCGTTGATACAGGCTCACAGGATCGCAGTATAGAAATTGCTAGGAGCTATGGTGCAAAAGTTATTTCTATACCTTGGAGGGGGGATTTCTCCGAGGCTAGAAATCTATCATTAGAATATGCGACAGAGCCATGGATTTTGGTACTAGATGCTGACGAGGAATGGGTGGTGCCATCAAAAGAACAACTAATAGAGATGATGGAAGCAGAAGGAGCTTTTGGTTACTATGTCCAATTGCAAAGCTTTGTAGGCGCTACAGGAGAAGAGTTCATAACTGATGGGGTTTGTCGTTTTTTTCAAAACGATGACCGTCTACGCTTTCGAGGAATTACTCATGAAGAGATTGCAACTTGTATTCTTGAAGTAGAACCTGAGGGAGTAAGATTTTCTCCCATGGTTGTTAAGCACTATAGCTATTTAGATCATGTTATTGCTCAGAAAAATAAAGCTGCCCGGAACGTTTCTCTGATCCAAAAGGCACTACTAGAAAAACCAGATGACCCTGTGTTGATTTACGCTCTAGGGTCAGAATTTTTTCAGCAGGAGGAGTACCAGAAGGCCAGGGTATTATTTGAAACACTGCTTACTTCCGTTCCGCATCATGTTGGTTATATGTCGGATGTATTACTAAAGCTGGCGTTTTCCTATAAAGAAATGGGAAACACGAAAGAAGCACAAAAAATTACAGAGGAAGCTTTGCGCTTTTATCCAGATTTCGTTGATATGATCGAGCTACAAGCTATTCTTCATATTCAAGAAAATCAACTAGACTCAGCTCTTGAGCTATTACAACAAGCTACCCTTTTGGGAGATGTTTCTCATAAATATACCTCATGTTCAGGCTGGGGTACCTATCGGAGCCTTTATATAAGAGGTTTACTTTACGAGAGGTTACTTTCCTATGAAAAAGCATGTCATTGCTATGAAGAAGCCTTGGCCTTTCAGCCACAGTTCAATGCCGCCTGGCAGAGATTAATCCGTATTCGAGGGGCCTTTAATCAAATTGAAGAATTAATTAATCAGCTCCAGCTATATAAAGGGAAATTGTCTACTCAGGTGCAAAGCAGCATCGTACAATATCTGATGGAAGTAAACCAACCTCAGTGGTTTGCACAATATCAGTTGTTACTGCCGGATGCATATACCCATAATCCGCTTTGGAAAGGGATTTTCCTCGCACAGCTACGAAAGGAGGAGCTTGCTTTACTAAGCGTAAGAGAAGCACAGCAATGCTTCCATTCCCAAATGCAGGCTGACAAGCAGCTTGAAGCGGATCTCTTGCAATGGGCCATTTTGCTCCAAATTGATGAATATGCGCAGGCTTACGAAATCGTCTTACGGTTAGCCCAACGGCAAAGAGGGTACCAAGCTTTATTTGGATGGAAACCAGGCCAAATCATTGTTCTGTCACGACCTATATACCAATCTTGCAGTCGGGCATTACTGGCGATAGGAGCTTGGGAAAAATGGATAGACCTGTATCGTTCTTGTTCTCCCTTAGGATGGACAGAGAATGTGAGCGATTCATTTGCAATTGCTTTGCTTCGGGCTCCACAATCTATCCAACTCCAATTTCTTCAAATGTTTCTATTGGAAACTCATTTATCTCCTCGGTTACTTCAGATTGCTGGAGTTCTTGCTATATTGTGTGAGAAATACGATGAAGCTACTACTTTGTTCGAAATGTTGAACCATAGCTCAACAGAGAAGGAACAATTAATAGCCCAGCTAGGCTTATTATATTCGCGAGCTGGGCTAGCTAAGACATGGAGAGCAGGTATTTTGCTTGAGCAATTAGATAGCGTACGGTATTTATCTATTTTTTCTTAA
- a CDS encoding glycosyltransferase: protein MKTRLLGVHMIVRNEEELLPRCLDSIRSIDDEIVIVDTGSTDRTREIALTYEASVIQTEWENDFSKARNVSLAHATTE from the coding sequence ATGAAGACACGATTACTAGGCGTGCATATGATAGTCAGAAATGAAGAAGAGCTGTTGCCACGTTGTCTGGACAGTATTCGTTCCATTGATGATGAGATTGTAATTGTCGACACCGGTTCTACTGATCGAACCCGAGAGATTGCTCTTACATATGAGGCATCTGTCATTCAGACGGAATGGGAAAATGATTTCTCTAAAGCTAGAAATGTGAGTTTAGCACATGCCACTACCGAGTGA
- a CDS encoding CheR family methyltransferase has protein sequence MTSLTEANEYQIDERESIEIDLLLEGIYRMYGFDYRDYVRSSIRRRIWNRMLQDRIPTVTALLEKVLHDTKFVDKLLRDFSINVTEMFRDPSFFYVFRKKVIPVLQQLPEIRIWHAGCSTGEEAYSMAILIEEENLSHKTKIYATDMNEEVLKRAEKGTFSLKKMQNYTRNYIQAGGKKAFSEYYSTDTEFAILNQSILKNVTFAQHNLVTDCSFNEFHVVICRNVLIYFNTDLQSRVFQLFDESLSTNGFFGLGSKESLSFVKEMGHYQEIEGVRIYQKM, from the coding sequence ATGACTTCTTTGACTGAGGCAAATGAATATCAGATTGATGAACGAGAAAGTATTGAAATCGATCTTCTTTTAGAAGGAATCTATCGGATGTATGGGTTTGACTACCGTGATTATGTTAGATCATCCATAAGAAGGCGTATATGGAATCGTATGCTTCAAGACAGGATTCCTACTGTTACAGCTCTTTTGGAGAAAGTACTTCATGATACTAAATTTGTAGATAAATTGCTACGTGATTTCTCGATTAATGTAACAGAAATGTTTCGTGACCCTAGCTTTTTCTATGTTTTTCGTAAGAAGGTTATACCTGTTCTTCAGCAGCTTCCTGAAATTAGAATTTGGCATGCAGGTTGTTCAACAGGAGAAGAAGCATATTCCATGGCTATTCTGATAGAAGAAGAGAATCTAAGTCATAAGACCAAAATCTATGCTACAGATATGAATGAGGAAGTGTTGAAACGAGCTGAAAAGGGCACTTTTTCTTTAAAGAAAATGCAAAATTATACAAGGAATTATATACAGGCAGGTGGCAAAAAAGCTTTCAGTGAATATTACTCGACTGACACTGAATTTGCAATTTTAAACCAATCTATCTTAAAAAACGTAACCTTTGCTCAACACAATTTAGTAACAGATTGTTCTTTTAATGAGTTTCATGTGGTGATCTGTCGGAATGTCCTGATTTACTTTAATACAGACTTGCAGAGCCGTGTCTTTCAATTGTTTGATGAGAGCTTATCTACCAATGGCTTTTTTGGATTAGGAAGTAAGGAATCTCTCTCTTTTGTAAAAGAGATGGGCCATTATCAGGAGATTGAAGGAGTACGTATATACCAAAAAATGTGA
- the rluF gene encoding 23S rRNA pseudouridine(2604) synthase RluF produces the protein MRINKFISETGYCSRREADKLVEAGRVTINGVVAELGSQADGGDDVKIDGKALGIKKAAVYIALHKPVGITCTTERHIKGNIVDFVNHPERIFPIGRLDKDSEGLILLTNDGDIVNKILRAENNHDKEYIVTVDKPITDAFLKGMASGVRILGTTTKPCQVNRINERSFRIILTQGLNRQIRRMCQVFGYKVQRLQRIRIMNIHLDGIKKGGWREVSTKELNQLLQNLT, from the coding sequence ATGAGAATTAATAAGTTTATCAGTGAAACAGGCTATTGTTCCCGCCGAGAAGCAGACAAGCTGGTTGAGGCTGGGCGAGTCACGATTAATGGAGTGGTAGCAGAGCTAGGGAGTCAAGCTGATGGTGGAGACGACGTGAAAATTGACGGGAAAGCGTTGGGGATAAAGAAAGCAGCTGTCTACATTGCTCTGCATAAACCTGTTGGGATTACTTGTACAACAGAGAGGCACATAAAGGGAAATATCGTTGATTTCGTCAATCATCCAGAACGGATTTTTCCAATTGGGCGACTAGATAAGGACTCAGAGGGACTAATCCTGTTAACCAATGATGGCGATATCGTGAATAAGATCCTGCGAGCGGAAAACAACCATGATAAAGAGTATATTGTGACGGTCGATAAACCGATTACAGACGCCTTTCTAAAAGGAATGGCTAGCGGGGTACGTATTCTAGGTACTACAACCAAGCCTTGCCAAGTAAATCGTATCAACGAACGATCATTTCGAATCATTTTGACCCAAGGATTAAATAGACAAATCCGCCGAATGTGTCAGGTGTTTGGCTATAAAGTTCAGCGTTTGCAACGGATACGTATCATGAATATTCATTTGGACGGAATAAAAAAAGGCGGGTGGCGTGAGGTAAGTACAAAGGAATTGAATCAATTGCTACAAAACTTAACGTAA
- a CDS encoding response regulator translates to MTFRRKQLLGYGCILFLLLILASLVIFTMNSINENVEEISNDRSVKIKLVSDLQSKFFHIDQELSYIIAENDIQLINQKIEQMNQKILDANSLMTVIGIKMNSESGQQLLAQIKVHYTDYLTYQKQIVAYVKAGNKEMARAMYVGGKEVTRKNVMEITEEFKNRQQELMDEAADESVNTFHTMLLIIILSVVLCLALGIGIASWAIRSTSRSLSHISSTISGIDFKQAEKLPRIPIVTNDEIGNICESFNEMASSLEEHTIKVKEFNNKIKEQGWVKTQQANMANLTQGIQDFDSLGQEFISKIAWIIEASYGAFYLAFGKGRSKEFKKIASFASSGEEVGITSFRLGEGVVGQCAQEKRMISLKEIPEQYITIKSALGEAFPKQILIVPVTFENETVAVIEMATLESFSDLHLQLMENVTSHLGTTVNRIFDRLEVDRLLRESQAMTEELQAQSEELQTQSEELQMQTEELTSINERIEEQKQYAEEKARELEQTKIELEGRTVALLKSSQYKSEFLANMSHELRTPLNSILILSEMLSENLNEKLTSEEQEYARVINSSGSDLLSLINDILDLSKVEAGKLEVVFEEVNISELPMFMESHFSHVAAQKKLTFHIEVHPDAPDIMYTDEQRLHQILRNLLSNAFKFTEKGSVTLQIKKADPLHVNMIMPEEDYTDYYLEISVTDTGIGIAEDKREHIFEAFHQADGATSRKYGGTGLGLSICREFARLLGGCITLDSEEGRGSTFTLYIPNMQEGMTQELFSVRTEAAVANMEEGNIDSSHPPVSSTGTLQVSVQQSQIIVEQDQLDSPQAQKPAQQAPSMFTGKRVLVVDDDNRNVFALTTTLEREGFHVVTANNGRECLEILENDPQMDIILMDIMMPEMDGYEAMQTIRQKADLKNVPIIALTAKAMKYDREKCLKAGASDYISKPLKTSQLLSVMRVWLVK, encoded by the coding sequence ATGACTTTTCGTAGAAAACAATTGCTTGGCTATGGCTGCATATTGTTCTTATTACTGATTTTAGCTTCCCTGGTTATCTTTACGATGAATAGTATTAACGAGAACGTCGAAGAGATTTCGAATGATCGCTCTGTCAAAATAAAGCTGGTAAGTGATTTGCAGAGCAAGTTTTTTCATATTGACCAAGAGCTTAGCTACATCATCGCTGAGAATGATATACAGCTCATCAATCAAAAAATTGAACAAATGAATCAAAAAATACTAGATGCTAACTCTTTAATGACGGTGATCGGCATTAAAATGAATTCAGAGTCTGGTCAGCAATTATTAGCACAAATCAAAGTCCACTATACAGATTATCTCACCTATCAAAAACAGATTGTCGCCTATGTTAAAGCAGGAAATAAGGAAATGGCTAGAGCAATGTATGTTGGTGGAAAAGAAGTTACTCGTAAAAATGTTATGGAGATAACAGAAGAATTTAAGAATCGCCAACAAGAATTAATGGATGAAGCAGCTGATGAGTCAGTAAATACCTTCCATACCATGTTGCTCATCATCATTTTGAGTGTTGTACTTTGTTTAGCCCTAGGAATCGGAATTGCGAGTTGGGCTATACGTAGTACCTCCCGTAGTCTTAGTCATATTTCCAGTACAATATCCGGAATTGACTTTAAACAAGCTGAAAAATTACCTCGTATACCTATAGTAACAAATGATGAAATAGGGAATATTTGTGAATCTTTTAACGAGATGGCCTCCTCTCTTGAGGAACATACGATTAAGGTAAAAGAATTTAATAATAAGATAAAGGAACAAGGCTGGGTCAAGACTCAACAGGCTAATATGGCAAATTTAACGCAGGGAATACAAGATTTTGATTCTTTAGGACAAGAATTTATTTCTAAGATAGCTTGGATTATAGAAGCATCCTATGGTGCTTTTTATCTAGCTTTTGGGAAGGGAAGGAGCAAGGAATTTAAAAAAATTGCTTCTTTTGCATCGAGTGGCGAAGAAGTTGGAATTACTAGCTTTCGTTTAGGTGAGGGTGTAGTGGGTCAATGCGCGCAGGAAAAGAGAATGATCTCATTAAAAGAGATACCCGAACAGTACATTACAATTAAGTCTGCTTTAGGTGAAGCTTTTCCTAAACAAATTTTGATTGTTCCAGTTACTTTTGAGAATGAAACGGTTGCTGTAATTGAAATGGCTACCTTAGAGTCGTTTTCTGATTTACATTTGCAGCTAATGGAAAATGTCACAAGTCATTTGGGGACTACTGTTAATCGGATTTTCGATCGATTAGAGGTAGACCGCCTATTGCGAGAATCACAAGCGATGACAGAGGAATTACAAGCCCAATCCGAAGAGCTACAGACACAATCCGAAGAATTGCAGATGCAGACAGAGGAGCTTACTAGCATCAATGAAAGGATAGAGGAGCAGAAGCAATATGCAGAAGAGAAGGCCCGAGAGCTGGAGCAAACAAAAATAGAGCTAGAGGGGCGGACAGTAGCCCTATTGAAGAGCTCTCAATACAAATCTGAATTTTTAGCCAACATGTCGCATGAATTACGTACTCCACTTAATAGCATCTTAATCCTCTCAGAAATGCTCTCAGAAAATCTTAATGAGAAACTTACCTCAGAAGAACAAGAATATGCCCGTGTTATAAACTCTTCTGGTTCAGATTTACTCAGCCTGATTAATGATATTTTAGATCTTTCTAAAGTGGAGGCAGGTAAGCTGGAAGTTGTCTTTGAAGAGGTAAATATCAGTGAATTGCCGATGTTTATGGAAAGTCACTTTTCACACGTTGCGGCTCAGAAGAAGCTTACTTTCCATATAGAAGTACACCCAGATGCGCCCGACATTATGTACACCGATGAACAACGGCTTCATCAAATCTTACGTAATCTACTTTCCAATGCTTTCAAATTTACGGAAAAAGGCTCCGTGACTCTACAAATTAAAAAGGCAGATCCTTTGCATGTCAATATGATAATGCCAGAGGAGGATTATACAGATTACTATTTAGAGATTTCTGTAACGGATACAGGTATTGGCATAGCTGAAGACAAGAGAGAACATATCTTTGAAGCCTTCCATCAAGCAGATGGTGCAACAAGCAGAAAGTATGGGGGGACAGGTCTAGGATTATCCATTTGCCGAGAATTTGCCCGGTTATTGGGTGGCTGTATTACCTTAGACAGTGAAGAAGGGCGTGGCAGTACTTTTACGCTATATATCCCAAATATGCAGGAAGGGATGACACAAGAGCTGTTTTCGGTTCGTACAGAAGCCGCTGTAGCTAATATGGAAGAGGGTAATATAGACAGTTCACATCCCCCTGTATCTAGCACGGGGACATTACAGGTATCTGTGCAACAAAGCCAAATAATTGTAGAGCAAGATCAATTGGATTCTCCACAAGCACAAAAGCCTGCTCAGCAGGCACCAAGTATGTTCACGGGTAAGCGTGTCTTGGTTGTTGATGATGACAATCGAAATGTTTTTGCGCTCACAACCACGCTTGAACGAGAGGGCTTTCATGTTGTCACAGCTAATAACGGAAGAGAGTGTCTTGAAATACTAGAAAATGATCCACAGATGGATATCATACTTATGGATATTATGATGCCAGAGATGGATGGATATGAAGCGATGCAGACCATTCGCCAAAAAGCTGATCTGAAAAATGTCCCAATCATTGCCCTAACTGCAAAGGCTATGAAATATGACCGAGAAAAATGCTTGAAGGCTGGAGCATCCGATTACATCAGTAAGCCATTAAAGACGAGTCAACTGCTCTCAGTTATGCGTGTCTGGTTGGTGAAGTAG
- a CDS encoding YcdB/YcdC domain-containing protein encodes MRKAKKLHTVLATFIAVSMLSVTPVWAADTTSTKSLPTSTTKQEQATLPATIKQTLEKVYKAIPELKSFTVVSHKPDSKTQEGKYHVYLLKQSEKGSKDKIEPEASLTFDQKSGLLLDLSINHSEWVSDTPPSEKLAKEKATEFLKTMLGDELEKLKVSEHAGISQNGMVTEDGKRMDWKHRSLTFERLYNGIPLLSSGPRVSVDKAGNITSYYLEDSDLVYDDKKFPDPKEAMSKEKAEEAFQKQTDMNLFYISNYSNDQANTKAKPVLAYAPAQVKTIDAKTGKPVVTWGSLKSFTPKKVTISAKGESLKVTSKAEAEKLLTSSAFGLDLSKMKYEEREEKDSETGTTYVEYSWSSHTDDNKNLYVYITANKATGEVSRMNLHDSSKRGQKGTISATDAEKAALQFIEKYADAKVKGLSLDSLFSNDQDKEQIPEWVDKSKLKKDGQNPEYYLTFSELHQNIPVADKAYSVQIDAITGKVVGFHFALQTEATLPDSKKIITAEQAKKAFVASHPMKLSYLWPQYEDQRAPAPLLVYYVLSYQRDVSLIDALTGEPLK; translated from the coding sequence ATGAGAAAAGCAAAGAAGCTCCATACAGTGCTAGCTACTTTCATTGCCGTTAGCATGCTATCCGTTACACCTGTTTGGGCAGCGGACACAACGTCAACGAAAAGCTTACCAACATCAACCACTAAGCAGGAACAGGCTACCTTGCCTGCAACTATCAAGCAAACGCTTGAAAAGGTATATAAAGCAATCCCCGAGCTAAAATCATTTACTGTTGTATCTCATAAACCTGATAGTAAGACGCAGGAAGGAAAGTACCATGTCTATCTCCTAAAACAATCCGAAAAAGGCTCTAAAGATAAAATAGAACCGGAAGCCTCCCTGACCTTTGATCAAAAATCCGGTCTACTACTCGACCTTTCTATCAACCATTCTGAATGGGTATCAGATACTCCCCCATCTGAAAAGCTAGCCAAGGAAAAGGCAACTGAATTTCTCAAAACGATGCTAGGCGATGAGCTTGAGAAATTAAAGGTAAGTGAGCATGCCGGTATCTCACAAAATGGAATGGTAACTGAAGACGGGAAAAGAATGGATTGGAAGCATAGAAGTTTAACATTTGAACGTTTGTACAACGGAATTCCACTTCTCTCAAGCGGTCCCCGTGTATCTGTAGATAAAGCCGGTAACATTACCTCTTATTACCTAGAGGATTCAGATCTCGTCTATGACGATAAAAAATTCCCTGATCCAAAAGAAGCAATGAGTAAAGAAAAGGCTGAAGAAGCTTTTCAGAAGCAGACAGATATGAATTTATTCTATATCAGTAACTATTCTAATGACCAAGCCAATACCAAAGCAAAACCGGTGCTCGCATACGCTCCAGCACAAGTTAAAACCATTGATGCAAAGACAGGTAAGCCTGTGGTTACATGGGGATCGCTCAAATCCTTTACCCCTAAAAAAGTAACCATCTCCGCAAAAGGAGAATCCTTGAAGGTAACATCTAAAGCAGAGGCAGAAAAGCTTTTGACATCGTCAGCATTTGGTCTTGATCTGAGCAAGATGAAATATGAAGAACGTGAGGAAAAAGACTCCGAAACAGGTACAACCTATGTAGAATACTCGTGGAGCTCTCATACAGATGATAATAAGAATCTTTACGTATACATTACCGCAAATAAGGCAACCGGAGAAGTTAGCAGAATGAACCTACATGATAGCTCCAAGCGTGGGCAAAAGGGTACCATATCGGCTACAGATGCTGAGAAAGCAGCTCTGCAATTTATTGAGAAATATGCAGATGCAAAAGTAAAAGGGCTCTCTCTCGACTCCCTTTTCTCGAACGATCAGGACAAAGAGCAAATCCCTGAATGGGTGGACAAAAGTAAGCTGAAAAAAGATGGGCAAAATCCCGAATATTATCTTACTTTCAGTGAGCTTCATCAAAACATCCCTGTAGCTGACAAAGCTTACTCCGTTCAAATAGATGCTATTACAGGAAAAGTAGTCGGATTCCATTTTGCATTACAAACAGAAGCAACCCTGCCTGACAGCAAAAAAATCATTACTGCTGAACAAGCGAAAAAAGCCTTTGTAGCATCACATCCAATGAAGCTTAGCTATCTATGGCCACAATATGAGGATCAAAGAGCACCTGCTCCTTTGTTGGTTTATTATGTACTAAGTTATCAACGGGATGTCTCCCTCATCGATGCACTTACAGGTGAACCCCTAAAATAA
- a CDS encoding PP2C family protein-serine/threonine phosphatase has protein sequence MSILVVDDNPINLTIIEKILNSEGYTDIKLLHSAYELFDYLQIDVPHKIHRSVDLILLDLMMPEIDGIEACRRIQQNDELKHIPIIFVTAMGDSFKMAEALNVGANDYVMKPINKIELMARIRVALRLKHESDWHRERDKVIQSELQLAKQVQRSVLSHPIDNKQIQISAAYLPTFELAGDMYSWISIDENRYGVILLDMMGHGIAASLVCMYISSVLRDTITKITDPEQVIQELNRYMYQLNSTERFLQYYFTAIYLVIDTEKKTVEYVNAGHPKGIMIVDDISVNYLDKGSCAVGFFSEIEVQKTLIPYEKSMQMVLYTDGLLEVLENTVKDGTDVLKAELFKHPQTPEQLVENILPPEAKEHQHDDMCLLMIRAN, from the coding sequence ATGAGCATTCTCGTCGTGGATGACAATCCGATTAATCTAACCATAATTGAAAAGATTTTAAACAGTGAAGGATATACAGATATCAAACTCCTCCATTCAGCCTACGAACTTTTTGATTATCTACAAATAGATGTACCGCATAAAATTCATCGAAGTGTGGATCTCATTTTGCTTGATTTAATGATGCCAGAAATAGATGGGATTGAAGCTTGTCGCCGCATTCAACAAAATGATGAATTAAAGCATATCCCTATTATTTTTGTTACGGCTATGGGTGACTCCTTTAAAATGGCAGAAGCTCTTAACGTAGGTGCAAATGATTATGTGATGAAGCCTATTAATAAAATCGAATTAATGGCACGTATTCGTGTTGCTTTACGTTTAAAGCACGAAAGCGATTGGCATAGAGAACGTGATAAGGTCATCCAAAGTGAGCTTCAGCTTGCTAAACAAGTGCAACGAAGCGTATTAAGCCATCCAATCGATAATAAACAGATTCAGATTAGTGCAGCCTATCTACCTACCTTTGAACTAGCTGGAGATATGTATTCCTGGATATCCATTGATGAGAATCGCTATGGCGTAATTTTATTAGATATGATGGGTCATGGAATTGCGGCCTCCTTGGTTTGCATGTATATTTCATCTGTTCTACGCGATACCATTACGAAAATTACAGACCCGGAACAAGTCATCCAGGAATTAAACCGATACATGTATCAGTTAAATAGCACAGAGCGATTCCTACAATACTATTTCACGGCCATTTATCTAGTCATTGATACCGAAAAAAAGACCGTAGAATACGTCAATGCTGGGCATCCAAAGGGAATCATGATTGTAGACGATATATCCGTCAATTATTTGGATAAAGGTAGTTGTGCAGTTGGTTTCTTTTCAGAAATTGAGGTACAAAAAACGCTTATTCCGTATGAGAAAAGTATGCAAATGGTTTTATACACGGATGGCTTATTAGAAGTATTAGAAAATACTGTCAAGGATGGTACAGATGTACTGAAGGCAGAGCTTTTCAAACATCCCCAGACCCCCGAACAACTGGTAGAAAATATTTTACCCCCTGAGGCTAAGGAGCATCAGCATGATGATATGTGTCTGTTAATGATTCGCGCTAACTAA
- a CDS encoding TerC family protein, giving the protein MDGSLLMEYVWVLLILVALEGILAADNALVLAIMVKDLPEEQRKKALFYGLAGAFIFRFISLFIISFLVDVWQVQALGAVYLLFISINHIFRKRGRNPQEQEQADKKKGTGSFWGIVAKVELADLAFAVDSILAALALAVSLPTTNLPKIGGMDGGQFLVIFIGGLIGLIIMRFAANYFVALLKRRPGLETAAFLIVGWVGIKLLVYTFSHPNVALLPESFATMKAWKITFYVVLVGIALGGWFLSKEKTTEPG; this is encoded by the coding sequence ATGGACGGATCGTTGCTAATGGAATACGTATGGGTGCTACTTATATTAGTGGCTTTGGAAGGAATTCTGGCGGCTGATAATGCGCTTGTACTAGCGATTATGGTAAAGGATTTACCTGAGGAACAGCGTAAAAAAGCTTTGTTTTATGGTCTAGCCGGGGCCTTTATCTTTCGCTTTATCTCGTTGTTTATCATTTCCTTCCTAGTTGATGTGTGGCAGGTTCAGGCACTTGGTGCTGTCTATCTCCTGTTCATTTCTATCAACCACATTTTCCGTAAAAGGGGTAGGAATCCCCAAGAACAAGAGCAAGCAGATAAGAAAAAAGGAACGGGAAGCTTCTGGGGTATTGTAGCAAAGGTAGAGCTGGCTGATCTTGCTTTTGCCGTAGACTCTATCCTAGCTGCTTTAGCACTTGCTGTTTCACTACCTACAACCAATCTACCTAAGATTGGAGGAATGGATGGTGGGCAATTCTTAGTGATCTTTATAGGAGGATTAATCGGGTTAATTATCATGAGATTTGCAGCCAATTATTTTGTGGCCTTGTTAAAACGGCGGCCTGGATTAGAAACGGCGGCTTTTCTAATTGTAGGTTGGGTTGGGATTAAATTGCTGGTATACACATTCTCACATCCCAATGTGGCTCTTTTACCGGAGAGCTTCGCAACTATGAAAGCTTGGAAAATTACCTTCTACGTAGTTTTAGTAGGAATTGCTCTAGGTGGATGGTTTTTATCGAAAGAAAAAACGACAGAGCCAGGTTAA